Proteins encoded by one window of Toxotes jaculatrix isolate fToxJac2 chromosome 22, fToxJac2.pri, whole genome shotgun sequence:
- the sbf1 gene encoding myotubularin-related protein 5 isoform X5, whose amino-acid sequence MARLADYFVVVGYDLDKRVEGEGQGRILQRFPEKDWEDSPFPQGIELFCQPSGWQLVPEQQPASFFVAVLTDINSDRHYCACFTFWEGLDNPQLQKVEASEVDEVDEEPAVVQPAKVFAPKSLVLVSQLDYTEVFRNCLGLIYTIYVDGLSAPLETVIGNLLTCVIPIAGGSQRTITLGAGDRQVIQTPIDDSLPVSGSSVAQLFRQLGIVNVLYLFCAALTEHKILFLSSSYQRLTDACRGLLAIMFPLKYSFTYVPILPGKLLEVLSTPTPFIIGVNSFFRSETQELLDVIIADLDGGTVTIPECVHISLLPEPLLQQTQTALSMVLDPELEVADHAFPPPSTQPSSLKIQDKEIRAVFLWLFARLFQGYRWCLHIIRIHPEPVIRFHKAAFLGHRTLTEDDFLTKVLDGMAFAGFVSERGPPYRATDLFDDLVANEVERIRQEEACPHKVMVHVKELAEQLFKNENPYPAVAMHKVQRPSENSQNTVQNQIPFPVLDEVAVQLFIDHAAAKLKTAPPVVKVEVKSMVPSGPPLGDIVDRNGNVMANSARRLEVVRNCIAYIFENKMLEAKKLMPAVLRALKGRAARVCLTQELNQHVLQNRAVLDDQQFDYIVRMMNCTLQDCSHMDEHGIAAALLPLVTAFCRKLGAGITQFAYSCVQEHMVWTNMQFWEAMFYSDVQNHIRALYLETEDGEQQKNSEQQDGSGSRREISALELASEQNRLWPTLTKELQTERVQKEESTVFSQAIHYANRMSYLLLPLDTSKNRLLRSTGLGDVESVSNSYVTNSIAGSMAESYDTESGFEDAESSDVANSVVRFINRFVDKVCNESGVTNEHLKALHTMIPDIVQMHIETLDAVHRESKRLPPIQKPKLLRPTLLPGEELVMDAMRVHLIPDGREEATGLMGGPPLLPAEGAIFLTTYRLIFKGTPTDPLVGEQVVTRSFPIASLTKEKRISVTLPMDQFVQEGLQLRSCTFQLMKIAFDEEVASDLAEVFRKHMHKLRYPQHVQGTFAFTVGQCGKLVVEHKAKDKNQSLKTLSKNLVKSAKRTIGRQYVTRKKYSPPTLENRSSFQSELDEDEISVSEEVDQSSLTLSSTIRSSDRQTMSNVVERACCRDYQRLGLGTLSNSLTRSKNEPFRISTANRMYTICRSYPGLLIVPQSIPDATIHRICRCYRQNRFPVVCWRNSRTKAVLLRSAGLHAKGVVGFFKSSNASTAVPSQADSTSLEQEKYLQAIISSMPSYSESSGRNTLSGFTSTHMSTSDSSDKLRQPKIGALMKQVMGTKEDVPGTFSRGALGQRAKVISLSQPKVSGKARNSPRGKWGSIRGSGRLSAYNPDVGTRLAGKESPQPNGGPSEALFLRQQKAYLYIIGDKAQLKGGKQDAFQQWEVVPIEVCDVRQVKNSFKKLMKACVPSSQLPDPSTSFLRCLEESEWMALLHRVLQVSVLVVELLDAGSSVMVSLEDGWDVTTQVVSLVQLLSDPYYRTFDGFRLLVEKEWLSFGHRFSHRGAQTLGSQSSGFTPVFLQFLDCVHQIHLQFPMEFEFSQYYLKFLAYHYVSNRFRTFLLDSDYERIELGVLYEEKGERKSPQVCKSVWDYIDRLNKKTPIFYNYMFSPEDEEVLRPYTFISNLKVWDFYMEETLSEGPSYDWELRGRQERVAEEAPEKPDTSGPKSQRRVVWPCYDSLSKVVPDAITKLLQDLQSLEAELGQTSEKWKDTWDKIKTTQRTETKLESKPSFSSSLLMSSNLSHQRRSQGVYLQESGVGSSINLALDCEASATSTPVPGRPSTSTLYSQFQSTESENRSFEGILFKKGALLKPWKPRWFVLDKTKHQLRYYESRQDKECKGVIELAEVESVTPGTPAMGAPKNVEEKAFFDLKTTKRVYNFCAQDSLNAQLWMDSVQSCLSDA is encoded by the exons tggAGGGTGAAGGTCAAGGTCGCATTCTCCAGCGGTTTCCTGAGAAAGACTGGGAGGACAGCCCATTCCCACAAGGCATAGAGCTG TTCTGTCAGCCCAGTGGTTGGCAGCTGGTTCCTGAGCAGCAGCCTGCCTCCTTCTTTGTAGCGGTTTTGACTGACATCAACTCCGACCGTCACTACTGTGCCTGCTTCACCTTCTGGGAGGGCCTGGACAACCCACAG CTGCAGAAGGTTGAGGCCAGCGAGGTGGATGAGGTGGATGAGGAGCCGGCCGTCGTCCAACCAGCTAAGGTCTTTGCCCCCAAGAGCCTGGTGCTGGTGTCCCAACTGGACTACACCGAGGTGTTCAGG AACTGTCTGGGTCTTATCTACACCATCTATGTAGATGGCCTCTCTGCCCCTTTGGAAACGGTGATCGGAAATCTCCTCACTTGTGTCATCCCCATTGCTGGAGGTTCCCAG AGGACTATAACATTAGGTGCTGGCGACCGGCAAGTTATCCAGACTCCAATCGATgactcacttcctgtcagcGGCAGCAGTGTGGCCCAGCTCTTCAGACAGCTCG GTATAGTCAACGTGTTGTATCTGTTCTGCGCTGCCTTGACGGAACATAAGATCCTGTTCCTGTCCAGCAGCTACCAGAGACTAACAGACGCCTGCCGTGGACTGCTGGCCATCATGTTCCCCCTCAAATACAG CTTCACCTACGTTCCCATCCTACCGGGAAAACTACTAGAGGTCCTGAGCACGCCCACTCCCTTCATCATCGGTGTCAATTCATTCTTCCGCTCCGAGACACAAGAACTG CTGGACGTGATCATCGCCGACCTGGACGGTGGTACGGTGACGATCCCTGAGTGCGTCCACATTTCCCTGCTACCTGAACCGCTCCTTCAGCAGACCCAGACTGCACTCTCCATG gTTTTGGATCCAGAGCTGGAAGTTGCTGATCATGCCTTCCCCCCACCGTCCACACAACCCTCTTCACTCAAGATCCAG GATAAGGAGATCCGTGCAGTCTTCCTGTGGCTGTTCGCTCGGCTCTTCCAGGGCTATCGCTGGTGTTTACACATCATTCGCATTCACCCTGAACCAGTGATCCGCTTCCACAAG GCTGCCTTCCTGGGCCACAGGACGCTGACGGAGGACGACTTCCTCACGAAGGTGTTGGACGGCATGGCGTTTGCAGGTTTCGTGTCAGAGAGGGGGCCTCCTTACAGAGCCACTGACCTATTTGATGAT CTGGTAGCCAATGAGGTGGAGCGGATACGACAAGAGGAGGCCTGTCCACACAAAGTCATGGTCCACGTCAAGGAGCTGGCTGAGCAGCTCTTCAAAAAC gaGAATCCCTACCCGGCAGTGGCCATGCACAAAGTCCAGCGACCGTCAGAAAACAGCCAGAACACTGTACAGAATCAGATACCCTTCCCTGTGCTGGACGAGGTCGCCGTGCAGCTCTTCATCGACCACGCTGCCGCCAAGCTCAAGACCGCACCTCCTGTGGTCAAGGTGGAGGTCAAGAGCATGGTGCCATCCGGGCCCCCACTAG gagaCATTGTGGACAGGAATGGAAACGTGATGGCAAACAGCGCCCGCAGGCTGGAGGTGGTCAGGAATTGCATCGCATACATCTTTGAGAACAAGATGCTGGAGGCAAAGAAG CTGATGCCAGCTGTACTGCGAGCACTAAAGGGTCGGGCAGCCCGGGTTTGTTTGACCCAGGAGCTCAATCAGCACGTCCTACAGAATCGAGCTGTGCTGGATGACCAGCAGTTCGACTACATTGTCCGCATGATGAACTGCACCTTACAG gACTGTTCACATATGGATGAACACGGCATTGCAGCTGCCCTGCTTCCGTTGGTCACAGCCTTCTGCAGA AAACTAGGCGCAGGCATCACTCAGTTTGCCTACAGCTGTGTACAGGAGCACATGGTGTGGACCAACATGCAGTTCTGGGAGGCCATGTTCTACAGTGATGTCCAGAATCACATCAGGGCTCTGTACCTGGAGACGGAGGACGGGGAGCAGCAGAAGAACTCA gagcagcaggacGGGTCAGGCAGCAGAAGGGAAATCAGCGCCCTGGAGCTGGCgtcagagcagaacagactgTGGCCGACGCTCACCAAGGAATTGCAGACAGAGCGTGTGCAGAAGGAGGAGAGCACGGTGTTCAGCCAGGCCATCCACTACGCCAACAGGatgagctacctgctgctgccgctggaCACCAGCAAGAACCGCCTGCTGAGGAGCACGGGCCTCGGAGACGTGGAGAGTGTGAGCAACAGCTACGTCACCAACAG TATTGCAGGCAGCATGGCGGAGAGCTACGACACAGAGAGCGGCTTTGAAGACGCTGAGAGCTCCGACGTGGCCAACTCTGTGGTGCGCTTCATTAACCGCTTTGTCGACAAAGTGTGCAATGAGAGCGGCGTGACCAACGAGCACCTGAAGGCTCTCCACACCATGATACCAG ACATTGTTCAGATGCACATTGAGACGCTAGACGCAGTCCACAGGGAGAGTAAGAGACTGCCTCCAATCCAAAAG CCCAAGCTGCTGAGGCCGACTCTGTTGCCAGGTGAGGAGCTGGTGATGGATGCCATGCGGGTTCACCTGATTCCCGACGGCCGTGAGGAGGCCACGGGGCTGATGGGAGGTCCGCCTCTGCTCCCTGCTGAGGGTGCTATCTTCCTCACCACCTACCGCCTCATCTTCAAGGGCACGCCTACAGACCCACTGG TGGGTGAGCAGGTGGTCACTCGCTCCTTCCCCATTGCCTCTCTGACCAAGGAGAAGAGGATCTCAGTCACTTTACCCATGGACCAGTTTGTCCAAGAGGGGCTGCAGCTAAGATCCTGCACCTTCCAG CTAATGAAGATTGCGTTTGATGAGGAAGTTGCGTCGGACCTGGCTGAGGTTTTCAGGAAGCACATGCACAAGCTGCGTTATCCTCAGCATGTCCAGGGCACCTTTGCTTTCACTGTGGGTCAGTGTGGCAAGTTGGTGGTGGAGCACAAGGCCAAGGACAAGAACCAGTCGCTCAA GACACTTTCCAAGAACCTGGTGAAGAGTGCCAAAAGGACCATTGGTCGGCAGTATGTGACCAGGAAGAAGTACTCTCCCCCCACGTTGGAGAACAGGAGCAGCTTCCAGTCAGAGCTGGATGAGGATGAAATCTCAG TCTCAGAGGAGGTGGACCAGAGctccctcaccctctcctctaCCATCCGCTCATCGGACAGACAGACCATGAGCAACGTGGTGGAGCGAGCCTGTTGTCGCGACTACCAGCGCCTGGGTCTGGGCACGCTCAGCAACAGCCTGACACGTTCCAAGAATGAGCCCTTCAGGATTTCGACCGCTAACCGCATGTACACCATCTGCAGAAG ctacCCCGGCCTGCTGATAGTGCCTCAGAGCATCCCAGACGCGACCATCCACAGAATCTGCCGTTGTTATCGTCAGAACCGCTTCCCTGTGGTTTGCTGGAGGAATTCAAGAACTAAGGCCGTCCTGCTGCGCTCTGCAGGCCTCCACGCTAAGGGTGTGGTGGGCTTCTTTAAGTCCTCCAACGCCTCCACTGCAG ttCCCTCCCAGGCAGACTCCACCAGTCTGGAGCAGGAGAAATACCTGCAGGCCATCATCAGCTCCATGCCTTCGTACAGTGAGAGCAGCGGCAGGAACACTCTCAGCGGCTTCACCTCCACACATATGAGCACCTCCG ACTCATCAGATAAGCTGAGGCAGCCCAAGATCGGCGCTCTGATGAAACAGGTGATGGGCACCAAGGAGGATGTTCCCGGAACCTTCAGCAGAGGAG CTCTTGGTCAAAGGGCGAAAgtcatctccctctctcagccCAAAGTGTCTGGCAAGGCCAGGAACTCTCCTAGAG GTAAATGGGGCAGTATCCGAGGCAGTGGGCGTCTAAGTGCCTACAACCCAGACGTGGGGACGCGTCTGGCTGGAAAAGAGTCCCCGCAGCCCAATGGAGGGCCAAGCGAGGCGTTGTTCCTCCGCCAGCAGAAGGCCTACCTCTACATCATCGGAGACAAGGCCCAGCTCAAG GGAGGGAAGCAGGACGCGTTCCAGCAGTGGGAGGTGGTTCCCATCGAGGTTTGTGACGTGCGGCAGGTGAAGAACAGCTTTAAAAAGCTGATGAAGGCCTGCGTGCCGAGCTCCCAACTCCCTGATCCCAGCACGAGCTTCCTGCGCTGCCTGGAAGAGTCTGAGTGGATGGCTCTG ctgcaCAGGGTACTGCAGGTATCTGTCCTGGTGGTGGAACTTCTCGATGCAGGTTCATCAGTCATGGTCAGCCTGGAGGACGGCTGGGACGTCACCACACAG GTGGTGTCCCTGgtgcagctgctgtctgacCCCTACTACAGAACCTTTGACGGCTTCCGGCTGCTGGTGGAGAAAGAGTGGCTGTCGTTCGGCCACAGGTTCAGCCACCGTGGGGCGCAGACGCTAGGCAGCCAGAGCAGCGGCTTCACCCCCGTCTTCCTGCAGTTTCTCGACTGCGTGCACCAG ATCCACCTCCAGTTCCCCATGGAGTTTGAGTTCAGTCAGTACTACCTGAAGTTCCTGGCCTACCACTACGTCTCCAACCGCTTCCGCACCTTCCTCCTCGACTCCGACTACGAACGCATTGAGCTGG gagtgcTTTATGAGGAGAAAGGTGAGAGGAAAAGCCCTCAGGTGTGTAAGTCTGTGTGGGACTACATCGACAGGCTCAACAAGAAAACACCCATCTTCTACAACTACATGTTCTCtcctgaggatgaggag GTGCTGCGGCCATACACCTTCATCTCCAACCTGAAGGTGTGGGACTTCTACATGGAGGAGACTCTGTCGGAGGGTCCGTCCTACGACTGGGAGCTGAGGGGCCGGCAGGAGCGCGTGGCAGAGGAGGCGCCGGAGAAACCCGACACCAGCGGGCCCAAGTCTCAGCGGCGCGTCGTGTGGCCGTGTTACGACAGCCTGAGCAAGGTGGTGCCTGACGCCATCACCAAGCTGCTGCAGGACCTGCAGAGTCTGGAGGCCGAGCTCGGTCAGACGTCAGAGAAGTGGAAGGACACGTGGGACAAAATCAAGACCACGCAGAGAACGGAGACCAAACTGGAGAGCAAG CCGTCGTTCTCCAGCTCCCTGCTGATGTCGTCCAACCTGAGCCACCAGCGGCGCTCTCAGGGCGTCTACCTGCAAGAGAGCGGCGTGGGGTCCTCCATCAACCTGGCTCTGGACTGCGAGGCCAGCGCCACCTCCACGCCCGTTCCCGGTCGGCCGAGCACCAGCACCCTCTACAGCCAGTTCCAGAGCACCGAGAGCGAGAACAG GAGTTTTGAAGGCATCCTGTTCAAGAAGGGGGCATTGTTGAAACCATGGAAACCACGGTGGTTTGTCCTGGACAAGACCAAACATCAG CTGAGATACTACGAGTCCAGGCAGGATAAGGAGTGTAAAGGGGTGATTGAGCTGGCTGAGGTGGAGTCTGTCACTCCGGGAACACCCGCCATGGGAGCACCGAAGAACGTCGAGGAGAAAGCCTTCTTTGAT CTCAAGACGACCAAACGAGTGTATAACTTCTGTGCCCAGGACAGCCTGAACGCACAGCTGTGGATGGACAGTGTTCAGAGCTGCTTGTCAGACGCCTAA